The stretch of DNA GGGATTATTTACCACAAAATTTATAGAGAATATAAAAGCAAATACCAGAGGCAGTGTTACCGGCATCATAAACTGCTGCGTTTCTGTTTCATTATCCACAGCAGAACCTATAGCAGCAAAGATAGCGCTGTACAGTAAATAACCACCTAAGAAATAAAAGATGAAGCAACCGATAACTAATGGAATGGAGATTGTACCCATTGCGTCAAAGAAATCAGCAGCCGGATTATTATTTTGAGCCGTTGCATTAGCTGCGGCCGGATTTTTCTGCATCTGTTCAATTTTAGTTTGAGCGCTATCCGGAACAAGCACTTTCATCGCAACAGAACTGATTGTAGTGGTCAACACAATCCATAATAAGAATTGTGTTAAACCTACCAGTGCTATACCGATAATTTTACCCATCATCAGCTGAAATGGTCTAACTGAAGATATAATTACTTCTACAATCCGGTTCGTTTTTTCTTCAATTACCCCACGCATTACCTGAACTCCATAGATGAAAATAAACATATAGATCAGGATTGAGGAGACCATTCCAACACCAAAAGCAGCTCCCGAACTTCCGGCTTCTTCGCCTTTTTCAGTCAGCTTTTTCGTACTTACAGATACATTGGTTTTTAAGTTATCCAGTACCTTTTGATCTATTCCGGCCTCGATCAGTTTTTTATCGCGCAGCACATTTTCGAGGTGTTTTTCAACATCGGAACTGAAGCTTAATCCTGCTTGTTTCTGAGAGATTAACTGAATGTTTGTCGGTTGATAACCTTCAAATTTGGGAATGTAGAGTAAATAGCTATTCTCGCCGCTTTTAACGATCTTCTTCGCTTCTTCTAATGGAATATCCAGGTAGGAAAACTTAATGGTTTTCTCGTCTTTAAGTTTGCCTTTAAAAACACCACTTTCATCAACAACAACAACCGTTCTTGGTCCGCTTAATTCATCTCCTTTCCATACCAGAGCAATAATCCCGGCATACATCAGCATAATTAATAAGGGTACAAGGATGGTTAATATGATGAATGATTTCTTGCGGACACGGGTCATGTATTCGCGACTTATAATGAGTAATATCTTATTCATTGATGATAGATTGAATCTTTTCTGTAGTTGGTTATTAACTATTGTAACTCTTCCGGTAAAATTCCGCCTGTTTCTTTCACTTTGGCAATAAAGATATCGTGCATGCTCGGAATAATTTCTTCTAAACCGGCAACCTGTACTTGAGGTATCAGGAATTGTAAAAGATCATTTGCAGTACGTTCTCCATGTAGTTTAACTGTCATATGTTTATGGAGATCGTCTTCGTGTTGCTTCATTATCTCAAAAAGAGAAGAACCGTCATTTATTATATGGCCGTTATAAGTTACTTTGTATGAATGACTTCTGTATGCATACCTGATATCTCTGACCTTTCCATCCAGAATCTTCTGCGATTTATTGATCAAAGCAATAGAGTCACAAAGTGTTTCCACTGATTCCATGCGGTGAGTTGAGAATATGATTGTTGTTCCTTGTTTGTTTAAATCTAAAATCTCACGGGTGATAATATCAACATTAATAGGATCGAATCCGGAGAATGGCTCATCAAGAATAAGTAATTCGGGTTGATGCATCACAGTGGCAACAAATTGAACTTTTTGTTGCATTCCTTTTGACAGTTCTTCTACCTTTTTATGCCACCAACTTTGAATTTCTAAACGTTCAAACCAATAACGGGCACGCTGAATTGCCTCCGATTTGCTCAAGTTTTTTAGCTGAGCAAGGTACAGTACCTGCTCTCCAATTTCCATCTTTTTATACAATCCTCTTTCTTCCGGTAGATAGCCAATTCGTTCAATATGTTTAGAAGAAAGGCGTTCGCCGTTGAACAAAATTTCGCCACTATCTGGTGCAGTAATTTGATTTATAATGCGGATAAGAGATGTTTTTCCTGCCCCGTTTGGGCCTAAAAGTCCAAATACACTTCCCTTCTCAATTTCTATGCTCACGCCACTCAATGCAGTATGATTGGCGTATTGTTTTACAATATTGCGGATGCTTAACATATTTCAGATTTGAATGTTCAAGTTAGAAAAATATACAATCAATTCTCCTTCTGCGCGAAAGTTTTACAAATGAAACTAATTTTTAAAAATGTTGCTTAAAAAAACAGGTCGCCCTTTTTATGGACGACCTGCATTATTTCTTTATATCAGAAAATGCTATAATGTTAAACCGTATTGTTTTAAAAATTCATGAATAGGAGGCAGACCTGCTTCGGCTCTTAATTCATTCAGCATTTGTTTATCGGCAATAGGAGGAAGGTAATACTTCCCATTTTCATCACAGGCAACCTGGCTGCCATAAATTTGCTTTTTACCGTTTGAGAGTGCTATAATATCTTCAAGAATAGCGAGTTGATAAGGATTTACGATATAATTACGAACAGCCTTTTTCAATTCTGGCAGATACTTTTTTTGAGTATAAGAGCTGGCATATTTTAGTACCAACAACTGGGCTTCGCTAGCCTTTCTTCCAACTAGTCCTGGCCCTACCCAGCCCACAGTATTCCACAAATCGGCTAAAACTTCTTTATAGGCAGAATCTTTAACAGCCACCTCTCTTGTTAATTGGGCAATTGCTACAGGGTTTTGTGGTTTTAAGCGTTTTAAACTATCCAGTTTGGCATGATTACTTTTGATATTTTCACCTATAGTTTCAAGTTGCATCTTTAACTGGCGGTCCATATTAACAGCAGCTTTTTCTTCGTTACGGCGAACTGCTTTTAATAACGTTCCCCAACGTCGGTCGTCATGTAATGACGTTAATGCCTCATCGTTAATGATACGTTCATAATCGCTAAAACCAGCTTGTTGCGCCATGCGTAACAGGTGGTGATAGGCAGAATCAGGAACGCCTAACATCGACCATGCTCGTGCAGCATTATAGCGATCAGCAATAGTGCCTCTCCATCCATTTACTCTGAAAGCCCAAGTATAAGTGTATGTTGATTTTTTGTACTCTTTTGCTTTGAATAAAGAATCTGCAGATTTGGTTAATGTTTGATAAATCTCGGCTTGCGCCTTAGCAAAGGAAATACCGAAGAAAAAGGAAATTAAAAAGAGAATGTAGAATTTCTTCATAAAAGAGATAATACCTGCGTTTTTTGGTTTAATTGATAGAGCGACAGCATGATCTGGTACGTAGACCTTTCAAATATAATACAATATTCAAAATATCAACTATTTAAAAAGAAACTTAACGGCGAGGAAATTTATCCTCTTATTATGTATATATGTGGAATTCATTTTACTAATTTTAAAGCCTATGGCTAAGCAACGTATATACAGTTTGGATGCTGTGCGAGGGATTTCTGCACTGTTGATCGTATTTTATCACGTATCATTTTGGCAAAACAGGGATATGTTTGATGGAGGCTCCTATGTAACGCAAAAGCTCGGAATTTACATGGTTGCGCTGTTTTATTTGCTTAGCGGAATTAGCATGGGATATATTTATCAGGATAAGTTTACGTCGCTTAAATCAACAGAACTCAAGGCCTTTTACCTGAAACGCTATTTTCGTATTGCTCCCTTATACTGCTTGTTGTGTGTGTTATCGATTTGGGTTTATTCAAAAACAATTGATGCGGCCTTGCTATCAAGATTAGCCGCAAATTTTAGTTTATTGTTTGGTTTGGTTGAACCCGGTTACTCTATGCTTACGGGTGGTTGGTCGATAGGTGTTGAATTTTTTTTCTACGTCTTTTTTCCGTTTTTACTATGGTTATCATTACGTAATAAGTATTGGAGTGTGTTAGTTCTGCTGGCATTAGGAGCGTTTGTTGTTATAACTGCTGTTTTATTAGAAAAATATCCATCATTGCCTGCAGGGTGGAAAATCTATTCTTATCCGCTTAATCATTTTCTTTATTTCTGGATAGGAGTAATGATTCCCCGAATAAAACCAATGAAAAACCATTGGGGCTATTTAGTATTGGGGTTGTTATTATTTATTCTTTCCGGATGGGTAAATGTTCGTGATAAAAATTATGCATTATCAATTGTTACCGGGTTAAATAGAGTATTGCTTTCGGTTAGTGTAATATTAGTTGTTCTTTATTTCTACCTGAAAGTTAAATTTAAAAGCGACTGGTTAAATCATTGGAGCGACTGGTTGGCTTCAGTTAGTTTTTCCTTGTACTTGTTACATCCTTTTGTTTACTTCTTATTGATGAAATTCCTGGCAGCAAACAAACTCAGTTGGCCATTCTGGTACGTTTTTCCATTTGTGCTAGTAGCAACTGTTTTAATTGGGAGATTAGTTTACCAGTATGAAAAATATTTTGTTGATTTAGGAGGTAAGTTATTGAAAAAGAGCAAGGTAAATTAGTATATTCATACTATATTACCGTTACGCTCTATGAAAAAAACACTTCTACTTATGGGGATTCTAGTGAGTTTCCTAAGCTGTCAGAAAGATACTGACAAAGCCTGCCCTTATTTAAATACCACAGAAAAACATGTAAATGATTTAGGAGTACCGATACAGACATGTGGAGAGGCGATTAAAGATTCGGTAATCATATCTGAAACCCAAGGGCTCATAGACAGTGATGGAACTGATTTTGGAGGACTTACAACAACTTCTAATGGATTTCTTACAATCTATAATGACTATCAATATGTTTATTTTGAAACCATTGAACTAAGACGTAGTGATATTCAGATTCTTTCTTATGATGAAACAATTGAATATCAGCCAGAATATCAAAGTGATAGGATGTGGAAGATTTCAATTCAAGAATTAGGTGGTGTTAATTTGTTGAAAATTAAATATTTATCAGATTATTCTCAATGGCTTATATATGGGGACGAGGTATACTCACTTTATAGCTATGTATCCAGAAATGTAACTCGGTTTAATTCTTCATTTACCTATAAGATTTCACCTTGTTGTAATCCTAATGAATAACGAATTAATCTTTACGCTCTATGAAAAAAACACTACTACTTATGGGGATTCTAGTGAGTTTCCTAAGCTGTCAGAAAGATGCTGACAAAGCCTGTCCTTATTTAAATACTACTGAAAAACATGTAAATGATTTAGGGGTACCAATACAGACGTGTGGGGAAACGATAGTTAAAGACTTAATTTTTTATAAACTATTTCAATTGTTTGAACCTGGCAATAGTTGGTTTGTAGAAAATTATGGAAAATTAAAGGTCTATCAAGATGCCAAATACTTATATTTTGAATACGAGAATATAGATAATAACTATGAGTATGATTATTTAATTTATGTTGGTCCTGAAAATATTTTGATTCAAGATGATCCTGAAAAAAAAACGAAATATTTTCATCAAAGTAAAACACCAAAGTACAAAATTCCTCTAAATACATTTTCTCCTAATGAGAAAGTGGCCATATTATTCTATTCAAAGTACCGAATAGATGGTGACGAAGGATATTTCTATTCTGATAATCTTGCTTATGTCGCTGAGGAGGGGCTTCCCGAATATAAATATGATTATGTCGGTTATACTATATATCCGCGTTATTTTCTATATACAATTAATCCATGCTGCAGACCTAATGAATAACGAATTAATCTTTACGCACTATGAAAAAAACACTGCTGCTTATGGGAATTCTGCTGAGCTTCCTAAGCTGTCAGAAAGACGCTGACAAAGCCTGCCCATATTTAAATGCAACTGAAAAACACGTGAATGATTTAGGGGTTCCCATACAGACTTGTGGAGAAGAGTTGATCATCCCTTACGGCTATTACAGTTCTTATTCCGTCCCGGAAGATCACCCTTTTGATGATATTGATACTTATGGATATCCAATTGACGGTTATACGTTCTATGGAAAGTTTGTAGTATATAATGATAGCAAGTATTTATATGTTAAGGTATTAGATGATCCCGGGTGGTATTTTGATGATGATATAGATTTTGAGGTTTTTGTATATCCGGAGGGAGTGGTTCAGGACACAAAGAAGTACACTTCTAATGTTAACTTAATCCTTAAGATTCCGCTGTCAGATTTTAATCCTAATGTAAAACTAATTGTAGAACCCAAATTATTGGTCGATAATATTTATCTAGGGCCTTATATTGTTTATTGGAATCTATTCTCTCCAACTCAGGTACCATACAAAGTCTTTCCTTGTTGTGAAACAACTGAATAACAATAATACTTACGCTCTATGAAAAAAACACTACTACTTATGGGAGTTCTGGTGAGCTTCCTAAGCTGTCAGAAAGATGCTGACAAAGCCTGCCCATATTTAAATACTTCTGAAAAACACGTGAATGACTTAGGAGTACCAATTCAAACTTGTGGAGAGGAACTCATGGCACCAGTGTCAAAATTGGTTAGGATTTACGATGGGAATAAATACATCGATGAAAGCTTTGATGAAAAATGGGGATACGTTAAAATTTATATGGATGAGGATTATTTATATATCCAGCCAGACAATAATGTAGGAATTATTTATGATAACCATTACTTTGTTGGTCCTGAAAGTAAACTTTTAATTGACCCATTTACATTTACTCCACCCACACCTTATTGGTATCATGATCCTGGTAATGGTGTAAAAGTACCTTTGTCAAAGTTTAAAAATAATGAAGTAGTTGCCATATCGGTAAGGTATTACATTGTGTCAATGAATGACTATAACACATCTCACTATTATACCTTTAGTGGTTTTAATACAAAAGTTTGCAGGATGGAACCAGACGCGTACGGAAGAGAGGGAAGTTATGAACACAGATATTTCCTCTACAAAATAGTTAAATGTTGTAACCCTGCTGAATAGATACTATCAATATAAAAAACAAAACCCTTCCAAATTAGTCGGAAGGGTTTGTTTTATTTATCTAGTGCGAATCTTGAATCTTACTATTCAAAAAACTCTTTCATTTTTTCAAAAAAGCTTTTTTCATTTTTACCCGGATTCGGTTTAAAATTCGGAGAGTCTTTCAATTTCTCCAGTATTGCTTTTTCATCACTTGAAAGATTTTTAGGTGTCCAGATGTTTACGTGTACTAATTGATCACCACGAACATAACTGTTCACCTCTTTAATACCCTTGCCTTTTAAACGAAGGATTTTTCCGCCTTGTGTTCCCGGATCAATTTTGATACGAGCTTTGCCATCGATTGTAGGAATTTCAACTGAAGTACCCAATGCAGCATCAGCAAAGCTTAAATACAAGTCGTAAACAATGTTATTGCCATCACGTTTAAGCGTTTCGTGCTCTACTTCTTCGATTAAGATGATCAGGTCACCTGCTACACCTCCGCGAGGAGCCGCATTACCTTTACCACTTAACGAAAGTTGCATACCATCACTTACACCGGCAGGAATATTGATTTTTAAGGTTTCTTCTCCTCTTACAACACCTTCTCCGTGACAAGATGTACAACGGTCGGTAATAATTTGTCCTTCACCATGACAAGTAGGGCAGGTGCTTGTAGTAGCCATCTGACCTAAAATGGTGTTGGTTACACGACGCACATTTCCGCTTCCATTACAAGTTGAACAGGTTTTAAAAGAAGATCCACCTTTAGCTCCTGTTCCGCTACAGGTTGTACAGCTAACTTGTTTTTGAACTTTAATAGTTTTTTCAACACCGTTAGCAATTTCTTCCAAAGTAAGTTTTACTTTGATCCGAAGATTAGATCCTCTTGGTACTCTACGTCCACCA from Solitalea canadensis DSM 3403 encodes:
- a CDS encoding ABC transporter permease, whose protein sequence is MNKILLIISREYMTRVRKKSFIILTILVPLLIMLMYAGIIALVWKGDELSGPRTVVVVDESGVFKGKLKDEKTIKFSYLDIPLEEAKKIVKSGENSYLLYIPKFEGYQPTNIQLISQKQAGLSFSSDVEKHLENVLRDKKLIEAGIDQKVLDNLKTNVSVSTKKLTEKGEEAGSSGAAFGVGMVSSILIYMFIFIYGVQVMRGVIEEKTNRIVEVIISSVRPFQLMMGKIIGIALVGLTQFLLWIVLTTTISSVAMKVLVPDSAQTKIEQMQKNPAAANATAQNNNPAADFFDAMGTISIPLVIGCFIFYFLGGYLLYSAIFAAIGSAVDNETETQQFMMPVTLPLVFAFIFSINFVVNNPDSPISFWMSMIPFFSPVVMMVRIPYGVAGWELALSMFLLILGFLGTVWLAAKIYRTGILMYGKKVSWKELGKWLFYR
- a CDS encoding ABC transporter ATP-binding protein encodes the protein MLSIRNIVKQYANHTALSGVSIEIEKGSVFGLLGPNGAGKTSLIRIINQITAPDSGEILFNGERLSSKHIERIGYLPEERGLYKKMEIGEQVLYLAQLKNLSKSEAIQRARYWFERLEIQSWWHKKVEELSKGMQQKVQFVATVMHQPELLILDEPFSGFDPINVDIITREILDLNKQGTTIIFSTHRMESVETLCDSIALINKSQKILDGKVRDIRYAYRSHSYKVTYNGHIINDGSSLFEIMKQHEDDLHKHMTVKLHGERTANDLLQFLIPQVQVAGLEEIIPSMHDIFIAKVKETGGILPEELQ
- a CDS encoding DUF6624 domain-containing protein, yielding MKKFYILFLISFFFGISFAKAQAEIYQTLTKSADSLFKAKEYKKSTYTYTWAFRVNGWRGTIADRYNAARAWSMLGVPDSAYHHLLRMAQQAGFSDYERIINDEALTSLHDDRRWGTLLKAVRRNEEKAAVNMDRQLKMQLETIGENIKSNHAKLDSLKRLKPQNPVAIAQLTREVAVKDSAYKEVLADLWNTVGWVGPGLVGRKASEAQLLVLKYASSYTQKKYLPELKKAVRNYIVNPYQLAILEDIIALSNGKKQIYGSQVACDENGKYYLPPIADKQMLNELRAEAGLPPIHEFLKQYGLTL
- a CDS encoding acyltransferase family protein, which translates into the protein MAKQRIYSLDAVRGISALLIVFYHVSFWQNRDMFDGGSYVTQKLGIYMVALFYLLSGISMGYIYQDKFTSLKSTELKAFYLKRYFRIAPLYCLLCVLSIWVYSKTIDAALLSRLAANFSLLFGLVEPGYSMLTGGWSIGVEFFFYVFFPFLLWLSLRNKYWSVLVLLALGAFVVITAVLLEKYPSLPAGWKIYSYPLNHFLYFWIGVMIPRIKPMKNHWGYLVLGLLLFILSGWVNVRDKNYALSIVTGLNRVLLSVSVILVVLYFYLKVKFKSDWLNHWSDWLASVSFSLYLLHPFVYFLLMKFLAANKLSWPFWYVFPFVLVATVLIGRLVYQYEKYFVDLGGKLLKKSKVN
- the dnaJ gene encoding molecular chaperone DnaJ — its product is MSTKRDYYDILGVSRSASAEEIKKAYRKLAIKYHPDKNPGDKEAEDNFKEAAEAYEILSNAEKRQRYDQFGHRASAAGGGGYGGGNMNMDDIFSQFGDIFGGAHPFESFFGGGGGRSNGGRRVPRGSNLRIKVKLTLEEIANGVEKTIKVQKQVSCTTCSGTGAKGGSSFKTCSTCNGSGNVRRVTNTILGQMATTSTCPTCHGEGQIITDRCTSCHGEGVVRGEETLKINIPAGVSDGMQLSLSGKGNAAPRGGVAGDLIILIEEVEHETLKRDGNNIVYDLYLSFADAALGTSVEIPTIDGKARIKIDPGTQGGKILRLKGKGIKEVNSYVRGDQLVHVNIWTPKNLSSDEKAILEKLKDSPNFKPNPGKNEKSFFEKMKEFFE